A region of Epinephelus fuscoguttatus linkage group LG1, E.fuscoguttatus.final_Chr_v1 DNA encodes the following proteins:
- the nicn1 gene encoding nicolin-1 yields the protein MSGSCDDIKPVNCTIKPPVYLQIGDTKTDAAHSGVCVVDVALPFGKPVSIKQITFKNYYTAYVTVRLLRRSPGQEAPAKWCTALRDLPLMDNPHTEGGSQDYCSIHRTQMQVAPDHVVSVRLILRQPSSAWLTFSLEEIKIFPHMEPDPEKEVSDWLSDLTLVDHHPDLEGLPDPQTVSSSIQQMWALTEVMQTNQTTASIGRFDVDGCYDINLLSLT from the exons ATGAGTGGGAGCTGTGACGACATCAAACCTGTGAACTGCACCATCAAACCTCCGGTCTACCTGCAGATTGGAGACACCAAAACAGACGCAGCTCACTCTGGAGTCTGTGTTGTAGACGTCGCCCTCCCCTTTGGAAAGCCCGTCAGT ATCAAGCAAATCACCTTTAAGAACTACTACACAGCCTATGTGACTGTACGGTTGCTGAGGAGGAGTCCGGGGCAGGAGGCCCCCGCCAAGTGGTGCACCGCCCTGAGAGACCTTCCTCTGATGGACAACCCCCACACTGAGGGCGGCTCCCAGGACTACTGCTCCATCCACAGGACACAG ATGCAGGTGGCGCCGGATCACGTGGTGTCTGTGAGACTGATCCTGAGACAGCCGTCCTCTGCCTGGCTGACCTTCAGCCTCGAAGAGATCAAAATATTCCCTCACATGGAGCCG GACCCAGAGAAGgaggtttctgattggctgtctgACCTGACGCTGGTCGACCATCATCCTGACCTGGAG GGCCTCCCAGACCCCCAGACTGTATCATCCAGTATCCAGCAGATGTGGGCTCTGACTGAGGTGATGCAGACCAACCAGACCACAGCCTCCATCGGACGGTTTGAT GTGGACGGATGCTACGACATCAACCTGCTCTCCCTGACGTAA